A single Nicotiana tabacum cultivar K326 chromosome 5, ASM71507v2, whole genome shotgun sequence DNA region contains:
- the LOC107808007 gene encoding eukaryotic translation initiation factor NCBP-like — protein sequence MEVTAEKRELEFAAHKESEDRERVAVDLKAGLHPLKHKFVFWYTRRTPGVRTQTSYEDNIKKIVDFSTVEGFWVCYCHLARPSTLPSPTDLHLFKEGIRPLWEDAANCNGGKWIIRFKKAVSGRFWEDLVLALVGDQLDYGDNICGAVLSIRFNEDILSVWNRNASDQQAVMALRDAIKRHLKLPNGYVMEYKAHDASLRDNSSYRNTWIRG from the exons ATGGAAGTGACAGCTGAGAAGAGAGAATTGGAATTTGCAGCCCATAAAGAATCCGAGGATCGCGAACGCGTCGCCGTTGACCTCAAAGCCGGCTTGCATCCTCTCAAG CACAAGTTTGTTTTCTGGTACACTCGCCGGACACCTGGGGTTCGAACTCAAACATCGTACGAGGATAATATAAAGAAAATTGTTGATTTTAGCACT GTTGAAGGTTTTTGGGTTTGCTACTGCCACTTGGCTCGTCCATCAACATTGCCAAGCCCAACTGATTTGCATCTTTTCAAGGAGGGTATTCGTCCATTATGGGAG GATGCTGCTAACTGCAATGGTGGAAAGTGGATAATTCGTTTTAAAAAAGCTGTCTCAGGACGTTTTTGGGAGGACCTG GTTCTGGCTTTGGTAGGTGATCAACTCGATTATGGTGACAACATATGCGGTGCAGTTTTAAGCATTCGTTTCAATGAGGACATATTGAGTGTATGGAATCGTAATGCATCAGATCAGCAG GCTGTGATGGCATTGAGAGATGCAATCAAACGACACCTAAAGCTTCCTAATGGCTATGTCATGGAATACAAAGCCCATGATGCTTCCTTGCGTGACAACTCATCATACCGCAATACTTGGATAAGAGGATAA
- the LOC107808006 gene encoding ethylene-responsive transcription factor ERN1-like: protein MEINFQKRQQTEANSKNKLAKLKGKRRSKSRNNFVGVRQRHSGKWVAEIKDTTKEIRMWLGTYETAEEAAHAYDQAAVLLRGSNTRTNFVTRVSQDSPLASRIRNLLNSKKIAKQKCLDYTVQSSLKISSSSSLIISNCDDSISSENTHTQLSFDQEIKEESQLFHNTYIPDIDMGTSAYSSFSSSYFSSLQPELSWGFGEGFEFAQELLDIPKNVISAEMGLTEYEIMKVERQISASLYAVNGVRDYMESVHDHYESLWDHPLSNY, encoded by the coding sequence ATGGAAATTAACTTCCAAAAACGGCAGCAAACAGAAGCAAATTCAAAGAACAAACTAGCCAAattgaaggggaaaagaagaagcAAAAGCCGTAACAACTTTGTAGGTGTAAGGCAAAGGCATTCAGGAAAATGGGTAGCTGAGATTAAAGACAcaacaaaggaaataaggatgTGGCTTGGAACTTATGAAACTGCTGAGGAAGCTGCTCATGCTTACGATCAAGCTGCTGTTCTTCTTCGCGGATCAAACACTCGAACAAACTTTGTTACTCGTGTTTCTCAAGATTCTCCTCTTGCTTCCAGAATTAGAAATCTTCTCAACAGCAAGAAAATTGCAAAACAGAAATGCCTGGATTATACTGTTCAAAGTAGTTTGAAAATCAGCAGTAGTTCTAGTCTAATAATTAGCAATTGTGATGATTCAATTTCTAGTGAGAATACACACACACAACTTTCATTCGATCaggaaatcaaagaagaaagTCAACTGTTTCATAACACATACATACCTGATATTGACATGGGCACATCTGCATATTCTTCTTTCTCAAGTTCTTATTTTTCATCTTTACAGCCTGAGTTATCATGGGGTTTTGGAGAAGGTTTTGAATTTGCACAAGAATTGTTGGATATTCCCAAGAATGTGATTTCAGCTGAGATGGGGTTAACAGAATATGAGATTATGAAAGTGGAAAGGCAGATATCAGCATCACTTTATGCAGTAAATGGTGTTCGAGATTACATGGAAAGTGTCCATGATCATTATGAGTCTCTTTGGGATCATCCCCTTTCAAATTATTAG
- the LOC107808004 gene encoding uncharacterized protein LOC107808004 — translation MAINQDVEKLLIMEDSDLIIRQAQGEWETRYVKLILYKQHVEDLSKRFKSAEFRYIPQFHNELADALATLSSMLPYPRNVHIDPLEIQIRERHGYCSTVEIEPDIYPMWIFHGVSTDVYVAEGEHVAIPTGSSRKAVIGP, via the exons aTGGCAATCAATCAAGATGTGGAAAAATTGTTAATCATGGAAGATTCGgacttgattatccgacaagctcagggtgaatgggaaactcggtaTGTCAAGCTTATTCTATACaagcaacatgtggaagatcttagcaagaGGTTCAAGTCCGCCGAGTTTAGGTACATTCCTCAGTTTCACAATGAGTTAGCCGATGCACTAGCTACTTTGTCCTCGATGCTGCCATATCCAAGAAATGTCCACATTGACCCActggaaatccaaattcgagaaaGACATGGTTATTGCAGCACAGTTGAAATAGAGCCTGAT ATCTATCCCATGTGGATCTTCCACGGTGTTTCTACTGATGTGTATGTAGCTGAAGGTGAGCATGTGGCGATTCCTACAGGTTCTAGTAGGAAAGCTGTGATAGGCCCATAA